The genomic DNA CCCGGACAGGCGCGCGTCGGCATGCTCAGGATTTCGGGTATGACGGAGCGGCTGAAAATATCGTGCAGCCTGCGCAACTCTGCAAAAGGCTGATCATGCGCATCGACGCGAATGTCCCACAAAGGATATTCCTCTTTATCGACGATGTAGATGGTAGCGCTGTGCTCGCCATGCTTGTCCCCACCCGCGCGGTCCGCTGCTTCCAGCGCTTCCATCAATCGCTCGTCGATCGGCTTACCCGAGCTCGCGCGGAAGCAGTGCCAGGCCGCGTCGACGACGTGCGGTCCAGCGAGCCGATTGCCCTGCACCGAGAGATTCTCCGATGACCGGGCCCCGGCCCAAGAGATGCAAGCCTCTCCGGTCCACACGGCCGTGGAACCGTCCCGGTCCAGTATCGCGAATTGACGGTGCTGCGCCCGGGGATCATCCCGCGCAAGGATGTCGCGCACTTCGGTTGCGGAGCGCCCTTGCTGCAGAAGCCGGAGCCCGTCGATCCCGAGATAAGGATTGAGCTTGGCCTGCGTCGCAACCGCGCCAACGCCAGCGGACGCATGGGTGAGGAGCTTGCCCACGGCCGGCACTGCGGTGGCGGCTCCAATCCCAATTTGGCCGGTCTGGGGGCATTTGGCGACGATCGAGAAAGTCATGAATGCCCCGTGCCGGTTCCGCTCCTGAACCGGTGATGGACCCCCCGGGTTCCGCTCCTCCCTCACCAGTCGGTCCGGGCCTCCCGTCTTTCTAGGCTCTCGACGCAAGCCGACTGGCCAGCTCCCGGCCCGGTCTCAGTCATTCGGCCTAGCATCCGAATTTCGGCCGGTCGGACGTTTGCTTATAATCCCGAGAGCAGCCGTGCATTCGGGTGGGCAGACAACGACTGCTGGTAGGTGGAAAGCGGACCGCCAGACGAGGCGCTAGTAGCGCGCGCCGTCGATCAGGCGGCGCGGCAGATCGCGCCAGAGCGCCGAATCGAACATCCTCAGGTTCACCGCCATGCGCGGATAGGCGGGATCGGTCGGCGACCAGTGCGTCGTGCAGCCGCAGGTCGGGCAGTGCCACAGATCGAGCGCGCGATCGCCCTGCTGGTAGGAAATGCCTTCGCCGACAACGGTAACGGCTTCAGGAGGGCACTGGTGCCACAGACCGCCGGTACGCCGGCCTATCGAGCAATTGCATTCGCCCACGTCCGTCGGGGTTTCGCGGAGTGTCAGGGCAATCCGCCCGCAATGGCAGCTTCCGTGATGCTCGGTCATCCGCGCTTTCTCTCCATGCTGCAGGCACAGCTCGCTGGCTGAGCGCCGCCGCGTCCCGCCAATCTGGTCAGCCCCGGGGCTGCTCCTGCATCGCTGCTAGCCGGGCTCGAACGACCGGGAAGGGTTCAAAGCGGTCAAGGCTGCTCGGCGAACGTCAGCAGCGGCTAGGCACCTAGCTCTCGTCGGCTGCCGTAAATGTCGCCGGCAGCGTGGCGGACCCGAAGCGCAGCAGGAGAATTCCGGTAAGAAAACAGGGAACGCTGACCACCACGATCGCGCGCAGCAGCAGATGCGGCTGGGGAAAGAACCTGTCGGACACGAAACCGACCACTGCCGGGCTCAGCGCCATGAACAAGATCGAGACCAGCCCGCCGAGCGCAATCACGCGGCCGCGCATGTGCCCAGGCGCGATAAACTGAAGGATAGCCGGGGAGAGTGAGAGGCACGCTGTCACGAAAACCGTTTTGAGGCCCGCCGCGGCATAGAGCCAAGTGGGCGACGGTGCGAAGGCGAAGGCGAGCGTCGATATGGCGGCGAGCGCGACGCTCAACTGGGCCACGTGGAGGGGCGCTATGGCACCGTGGCGCAAGCGAAGCCAACGCACCAGCGCCGCCGACAGGATCACGCCGGCGAGCACGCATATCGAAAGCACCAGGCCGAGCACCATGCCGACTTCGCTCGGCGGGACCCCGAACACGCGGCTGATCGCGGGCGGAAGCCAGATCATCAGGACGCCATTCGCGGAATAGACGATACCGAAACCGAAGAAGACGCCGATGAGGGAGCGGGCGTGGGTCCGGAAATAGGCAAGGAGCCCGACCGGCGCCTGTCGGGTTGCCCCCGCCGGGCGCGCCGGGCGACTGAGAGGCATCAGCAGTACCGACAGGATCGCCACAGGGGCCACGGCGGCAACGACGATTAGCGCGAGGCGCCACGACGCCAGAGTGCCGGCCACCTCGGGCATCAGGCTCCTGCCGCCGTCCGCTGCCGCCATAACCGCGCCTGCTGCCGTCAGCCCGACCGACACGCCGACCACGCTCAAAACGTAGAACAGATAGTTCACGCTGATCCAGCGCTCGCGGGGAAACAGATCCGGGATGATCGAATATGTGATCGGCCCGAGAATTGCCTCGAGCACCGCGATCCCCATCGCGAATGCGAACAGGGCGCCGAAGCTCTGCGCCAGACCGAATCCCGCCGTCCCGACGAGCCAGATCGCGATACAGACCGCCAGCAGGATCTTTCGGTCGGCGCGATCGCACAGCCACCCAAGCGGAAAGACCGCGAGCGCAGCGACCAGCGACAGGGCCAGGCCGTTGAGCATGCCGATCTGCGTGTCGCTCAGCAGCAGATCGCGCTTCAGAGGTTCGGTCACGAGGACGATCACCTGGCGCGACAGATTGTACATGAAGCCGATCATCACCAGGACGATCAGCGCATACCAGGCACCCGCCGACGGACGGCCCGCCCTGCTGACCCGGTGATCTGGGAGGATGTCAGTCACCGCGCGTCTCGCCGGAGCCCAGATCGAACCGGCGCATCAAGGCTCTCGCCTCCGGATCGCGCCCACGAAAATCTCTGAACGCCTGGCTGGCCGGGACCCGTGCGCCGCGCGACATTATCGTGTCATAATATCGCTTCGCGACCTTCTCGTCGAAGAAGCCGCCGGGTGCGCGAACGAACGCTTCGGCCAGATCGGCGGCAAGCATATCCGACCAGAGATAGGTGTAGACGCCCGCCGCATATTCGCTGGCGGCGAAGCTATGGAAACTTTGCAATGCGCGCATCACCGGGTCCACCGTGCCCGGCAGCCGCATCTGCGCGAGCAGCTTGGCTTCTTCGGCGGCGACATCGATCTCGCGGCCGTCTGCCATCATGTGCAGACGCAGGTCGGTAAGCGCGGTCGCGAGATAGTCGAGATTGACACTGAACACGCGATCGAACCGAACGACCCGGCGCAGTTTTTCCGCCAGAGCGACCGGCATCGGCTCGCCAGTGTCACTATGGATCGCCAAGCGCGACAGGGTGGCAGGCTCGAGAAGCCAGCGCTCGTTCAGCAGCGACGGGGTCTCGACAAAATCCCATGGCAGGGCCAGCGGGCCAGTCGCGGCATAGGGCGAGCTGTTGGCGAGAAAGTGCAGTGCATGGCCGAACTCGTGGAACAGGACATTCGCGACTTCGTAATCGACTGTCGCCGGCGCGCCCTCGAGGCCGGGCTCGGCATTGGAATGCAACGCCACGACCGGAAGCACGGATCCCGACCGTCCGGCCCGATATTGCGAGGCCCAGGATCCGCGCTGTTTGCCGTCTCGGCGAAACAGGTCGACGTAGAGAAAGCCGATGGCTCGGTCATCGCGTTTGACTTCGAAAACGCGGATATCGGGACTGACGACATCGACGTCCGGCAGCGGTTTGAACGAGACGCCATAGGTACGCTCGGCCGCCCACATCATTGCATCGAGCAATCTGGCGACCTGCAAATAGGGCTCGACGCTCTTGCTGTCGAAGCCGAAGCGGGCCTGTTTCAGCTTCTCGGCGTAATAGAGATAGTCGGACGCCGCGATGGGACCGGGCAGGCCGTCCGCGCGGGCGATCTCCGACATGGCTGCCAGCCGTCGCCCGGTTTCCGACGCTACCGGCTCCCAGGCATCCGTCAGCAGATCGAGCGCGGCGCGGGGACCTGGCACCATCCGGCCTTCGAAGGCGAGCTCGGCATAGTTCGCCTTTCCGAACAGCTTCGCCTTCTGGCCGCGAAGTTTCAGGATCGCCGACGCCACCGGAGCATTGTCGGTTTCACCCTGGTGCGTGCCGCGGCTCATCCACATCCGCCAGACGTCCGCGCGTAGACTTGGATCGTTCGCCCGCTTCGCGACGGACCAGACCGCTGGCCGGCTATTGCGGATCACCCAGCTATCGGATTTGCCGAACTCGATCGCCGCGGCTTTCGCGGCGCGCCTGTCCGCCTCGTCCATGCCGGCGAGCCGGTCCTCGTCGCGAACCTCGACGAACCGCGTCGCCTCGTCTTTGGCAACGTTCGCGGCGAAGCGCTGCTGCAGGCCCGCCAGCTCGGCATTGATACGCGACAGTTCGGACTTTGCCGCAGGATCGAGCCGCGCACCCCGGCGCAGCATCCGGTCGCGGATAACTTCGGTCAGGCGCCGGGCGTCTGGTGACAGGTCCAGATTGGGTAACTGACGATAGACCGCCTCCACTCTTGCGAACAGCACCGGATCGAGCGCCACCTCGTCGTCGAGAGCCTGACGCAGCGGCGCGATCTTCGCGGCTACGGCGCGAATGGAGTCGTCCGATTTGGTGGCCGTATAGATCGAATAGACGGCGTGCACGCGCTCCAGCGCGTCGCCGCTGCGTTCCAGCGCCAGAACGCTATTCTCGAAGCTTGGGGGCGCCGGGTTGTTCGCGATCGCCCGGATTTCGCTCCGCATCGTTTCGATCGCCGCGGCGTATTCGGTTTCGAGCTGGGCGGCCGTCACCCCCCGCACCCGGGGAAGACCGTGCGCGCCGCCCCACGGCGCCGTCAGCGCGGGGGGAACGACGGCGGCGCCCGCGGGCCCCGCGCCGGCCCATGCCATCAGACCGGCCATCACGGCGGCCCATTTCATTGCAGCGCCGCCCGGGCGACCGTCGCCACGACGAAGGCGGGTGCCTCATAGGGAAAGTTGTGCCCGGTGCCCTCGGGCGCAACGACCCGCTCGCTGTTGACGGACGTCGCCAGATAGCGTTCTCGCGTCGCGGCGAAGAACCGCTGCATACGCATCGCCTCACGCTGTTCGGCGTTGGCCGCTTCGTTCAGCGTGCCGAATTCCTTGAGGTCGCCCGGAGCAACCAGAAAGACCGGCAAAGGACTAAGATCGCCATCATAGACCACGGTGTTCCACGCCACGCTGGCGAGCCCGGCGGGAGACAGTTCCCGGTAGATGGAATAGGAAGCCATGTGTGCGGCCGGCGATTTCTCCAGTTCGCGAACCGCTTCCCCCGGTGCGCCGAGCTCGCGGTCGATCGTCGCCAACAGCTTCGCGACCGGCGGCGGCGGCGGCGGCGTACCCTTCAATTTCTCATAGTCGATCGCGAACAGACCGAGCAGGCCGCCGAACAAAGCATCGCGCCGCATGTCTCCCAACGCGCCCAGCACGGGACCGTAGACGATCGTGTCGGGGGGAGTCGCATCGAGAAGGATCAGCGCCTTTACCCGCTCGGGATGACGACGCGCCATATTGGCGGACAGCAATCCGCCGAACGAATGGCCGACCAGTACGAACGGTCCCTTCTCTCCCGCGGCGTCCAGGGCTGCCCACATTTCGTCCGCTTCCTTCGCTGTGGTGCGAGGGAAGGTGCCGACGTCGCTCCAGCCAGTGCCCGGCCGGTCGATCAGGATCGAGCGGAACTGGCCCACCATCCGGCGATGCAGGTTGTGGATCGCATAGCCGCCGGTGTGCCCGCCCGCGAACCAGACGAGCGTAGGACGTCCACGCGCCTCACCCTCGGCGAGAATATGGACGCGATGCCCGCCGACATCGACGAACCGGCCCGGCGGCGGATATTTGGCTGCGACTTGCCGGGTCTGAGCGAGATGCACCAGCGCGCCGATCACCATCAGCCCGCTTAGGAGGGACATCGAAAAGCCGACCGCAAAAGCTGCCCATCGCCCGCGCCGTTCCACGCGCCTTCGCCCTGACTTAATCAGTGCGAGTCCCGGCAGGAGCATGATTGCCGCCAAGAGCAGACCTGCAGCATCATGGCTCAGCAACCCCAGCACCCAGTCGCTCATGCCGCTCCCCAGCCTTTCCTATCCGATACATTAGTGTATTGTACTGATCAGTGGCTGTCCAGCGACAGGTGGCCGGACGGCGGTTTGGAAAGGCCGAGGACCAGGAGATTGGCGGGAATGCGCGATGACGCGGCGACATCGAGACTGGCCGATCTGGCGGAGCGCTACTGGGACTTCGAGCGAGAAGAAACGCCATTCGGCGCGATCCTCGCCGGTCAACCGGTGGCGGGCGATGCGGTGCTTCGCGAATCCGCAGCGGACCATGAACGCCGAATTGTGCGGGCTCGCTTGCTTCTGGCGCAGGTACTCGGGATCTCGGGGGAAGATCTCGCGTCGCAGGACCGCGCAACGCTGAAACTGCTCGAGCGGGAGCTTACGGCGGTCATCGATCTGCACGCCGCCGACCTCCATCTGCGGCCTTGGCTGCTGCCTGGCGGTCCTGAATTCAACATCGCCTTTTTCGCAAACTCGACCGTGCTGAGCGATGCCGGCGCGGCGCACAGATATGTGCGGCGGCTGGCGAGCCTTGCCGCGGCCGTCGACGATCTCGCTGACAATCTGCGGGCCGGCCATGCCAAGGGTATCCGCTTCCCCGCAGTCGTGCTCAAGGCCGCCGCCGCGAGCGCCGCGGCGGCCGCGGCCGCGGATCCGGCCCAGTCGGCTTATCATGGCCCTTTCGTCCGCGCCGCCGCGAGCGGTCCCTCGCTGGAGGCGGCCGCGGCGGAGGGGCTAAGAGTAATCAAAGATCGGCTGCTGCCGGCGCTCGGCCGTTACGCGGCGTTGCTCGCCGGGCCCCTCAGCCAAGGCGCGCGCGAAAATCTATCCTGTGTGGACGCCCCCGGTGGAGCGAATTTCTACCGGACGATGGTGCGCTATTTCACGACCACGGATCAGGGGCCGGACGAGATTCATCAGCTCGGACTCGCAGAAGTCGCGCGCATCGAAAAGGCACTGGCGGAAATCGCGGCCGCATCGGGCCAGTCGGTGAGCGATTATCGCGCCGCACTTGTAGCCGATCGAAGCTTCATCTCGCCGTCCTCGGATGCCCTGCTCGACTCCATTCGGGCGCTCTGCAAGCGTATCGACGGCCTCATCCCGACATGGTTCGGACGCGTGCCGCGCGCAACGTACGGCGTGGCCGCGATCCCGGCGGCATCCTCGTCCGCGCTGCCGCCGGCTTATGCCCAGCCTGGTCCCGCCGACGG from Allosphingosinicella indica includes the following:
- a CDS encoding DUF1028 domain-containing protein, whose amino-acid sequence is MTFSIVAKCPQTGQIGIGAATAVPAVGKLLTHASAGVGAVATQAKLNPYLGIDGLRLLQQGRSATEVRDILARDDPRAQHRQFAILDRDGSTAVWTGEACISWAGARSSENLSVQGNRLAGPHVVDAAWHCFRASSGKPIDERLMEALEAADRAGGDKHGEHSATIYIVDKEEYPLWDIRVDAHDQPFAELRRLHDIFSRSVIPEILSMPTRACPGGEEAEDDA
- a CDS encoding GFA family protein, producing MTEHHGSCHCGRIALTLRETPTDVGECNCSIGRRTGGLWHQCPPEAVTVVGEGISYQQGDRALDLWHCPTCGCTTHWSPTDPAYPRMAVNLRMFDSALWRDLPRRLIDGARY
- a CDS encoding MFS transporter, whose protein sequence is MTDILPDHRVSRAGRPSAGAWYALIVLVMIGFMYNLSRQVIVLVTEPLKRDLLLSDTQIGMLNGLALSLVAALAVFPLGWLCDRADRKILLAVCIAIWLVGTAGFGLAQSFGALFAFAMGIAVLEAILGPITYSIIPDLFPRERWISVNYLFYVLSVVGVSVGLTAAGAVMAAADGGRSLMPEVAGTLASWRLALIVVAAVAPVAILSVLLMPLSRPARPAGATRQAPVGLLAYFRTHARSLIGVFFGFGIVYSANGVLMIWLPPAISRVFGVPPSEVGMVLGLVLSICVLAGVILSAALVRWLRLRHGAIAPLHVAQLSVALAAISTLAFAFAPSPTWLYAAAGLKTVFVTACLSLSPAILQFIAPGHMRGRVIALGGLVSILFMALSPAVVGFVSDRFFPQPHLLLRAIVVVSVPCFLTGILLLRFGSATLPATFTAADES
- a CDS encoding M3 family metallopeptidase: MKWAAVMAGLMAWAGAGPAGAAVVPPALTAPWGGAHGLPRVRGVTAAQLETEYAAAIETMRSEIRAIANNPAPPSFENSVLALERSGDALERVHAVYSIYTATKSDDSIRAVAAKIAPLRQALDDEVALDPVLFARVEAVYRQLPNLDLSPDARRLTEVIRDRMLRRGARLDPAAKSELSRINAELAGLQQRFAANVAKDEATRFVEVRDEDRLAGMDEADRRAAKAAAIEFGKSDSWVIRNSRPAVWSVAKRANDPSLRADVWRMWMSRGTHQGETDNAPVASAILKLRGQKAKLFGKANYAELAFEGRMVPGPRAALDLLTDAWEPVASETGRRLAAMSEIARADGLPGPIAASDYLYYAEKLKQARFGFDSKSVEPYLQVARLLDAMMWAAERTYGVSFKPLPDVDVVSPDIRVFEVKRDDRAIGFLYVDLFRRDGKQRGSWASQYRAGRSGSVLPVVALHSNAEPGLEGAPATVDYEVANVLFHEFGHALHFLANSSPYAATGPLALPWDFVETPSLLNERWLLEPATLSRLAIHSDTGEPMPVALAEKLRRVVRFDRVFSVNLDYLATALTDLRLHMMADGREIDVAAEEAKLLAQMRLPGTVDPVMRALQSFHSFAASEYAAGVYTYLWSDMLAADLAEAFVRAPGGFFDEKVAKRYYDTIMSRGARVPASQAFRDFRGRDPEARALMRRFDLGSGETRGD
- a CDS encoding alpha/beta hydrolase yields the protein MSLLSGLMVIGALVHLAQTRQVAAKYPPPGRFVDVGGHRVHILAEGEARGRPTLVWFAGGHTGGYAIHNLHRRMVGQFRSILIDRPGTGWSDVGTFPRTTAKEADEMWAALDAAGEKGPFVLVGHSFGGLLSANMARRHPERVKALILLDATPPDTIVYGPVLGALGDMRRDALFGGLLGLFAIDYEKLKGTPPPPPPVAKLLATIDRELGAPGEAVRELEKSPAAHMASYSIYRELSPAGLASVAWNTVVYDGDLSPLPVFLVAPGDLKEFGTLNEAANAEQREAMRMQRFFAATRERYLATSVNSERVVAPEGTGHNFPYEAPAFVVATVARAALQ
- a CDS encoding DUF885 domain-containing protein, encoding MAQQPQHPVAHAAPQPFLSDTLVYCTDQWLSSDRWPDGGLERPRTRRLAGMRDDAATSRLADLAERYWDFEREETPFGAILAGQPVAGDAVLRESAADHERRIVRARLLLAQVLGISGEDLASQDRATLKLLERELTAVIDLHAADLHLRPWLLPGGPEFNIAFFANSTVLSDAGAAHRYVRRLASLAAAVDDLADNLRAGHAKGIRFPAVVLKAAAASAAAAAAADPAQSAYHGPFVRAAASGPSLEAAAAEGLRVIKDRLLPALGRYAALLAGPLSQGARENLSCVDAPGGANFYRTMVRYFTTTDQGPDEIHQLGLAEVARIEKALAEIAAASGQSVSDYRAALVADRSFISPSSDALLDSIRALCKRIDGLIPTWFGRVPRATYGVAAIPAASSSALPPAYAQPGPADGSAPGMFWVSGLPDKCPSFMHPALAVHEAWPGHLMHIALLQELDTLPAFRRYGAVKYTACIEGWALYCEGLADEMGLYASPAEQFGRLQMELWRALRLVVDTGIHWYDWSRETAIDYMDSRLALSRDTIAAEVDRYAAMPGQALGYQVGNLKMRALRARAEQELGDAFRHRDFHEAVMTAGAVTLPLLDDLVQDWIDQSRAAA